A window of Flavobacterium flavigenum contains these coding sequences:
- a CDS encoding helix-turn-helix domain-containing protein has protein sequence MLAIFYNNTAPIGFLIGPLLYFYVRGTLFDNSKFTRKDFLHLVPAFINLISITPYLLTPFSYKLALARRLVKDTMVAKTFTVGLYPNIVNIIARPALLCFYLILVLVMVFRFWTKMGTNKRIPKVQTRKVLLWLFSFIFIIVFVIVCFAVLSYSFLKEPNPDLTKLKTSLPMDIISFCLLIIPVSLLVFPELLYGIPQRDKNKNDYFLGPEKQLQLDGSVLLENNTVNVLQREQDNEVQEELQEKDIDPRFIELSQSILDYIKESEIFLNANFSMEELSRSMNVPKHHLYYCFNSILKVKLTKIRAELRIEYAKKLIEDGLSDSLTLDAIGNKAGFSSRSSFQSTFKDEVGCTPGEYLKMKSTLEKELN, from the coding sequence TTGCTGGCTATTTTTTATAATAATACGGCTCCGATTGGTTTCCTAATTGGACCATTATTATATTTTTATGTTAGAGGCACTTTATTCGATAACAGTAAATTTACCAGGAAAGATTTTTTGCATTTGGTTCCTGCTTTTATCAATTTAATTAGTATAACGCCTTACTTACTAACTCCTTTTTCTTATAAATTAGCTTTGGCACGGCGACTAGTGAAGGATACTATGGTTGCAAAAACATTTACCGTAGGACTTTATCCTAATATTGTTAATATTATTGCGAGACCTGCTTTATTGTGTTTTTATCTGATATTGGTATTAGTTATGGTGTTTCGTTTTTGGACAAAAATGGGAACCAATAAACGAATTCCTAAAGTCCAGACTCGTAAGGTATTGTTATGGCTTTTTAGTTTTATATTTATAATTGTATTTGTAATTGTATGTTTTGCGGTACTGTCTTATTCTTTTTTAAAAGAGCCGAATCCTGACTTAACAAAATTGAAAACTAGTCTGCCAATGGATATTATTAGTTTTTGCCTTCTAATTATCCCTGTGAGTTTATTGGTTTTCCCTGAATTGCTTTATGGGATTCCGCAAAGGGATAAAAATAAGAATGATTATTTCTTAGGACCAGAAAAACAGTTACAATTAGATGGATCAGTACTTCTAGAAAATAATACTGTAAATGTTTTACAAAGAGAACAGGACAATGAGGTTCAGGAAGAACTTCAGGAAAAAGATATTGACCCAAGATTTATTGAATTATCTCAATCGATTCTAGATTATATTAAAGAGAGTGAGATTTTTCTAAATGCTAATTTTTCAATGGAAGAACTTTCCCGATCTATGAATGTACCTAAGCATCATCTTTATTATTGTTTTAACAGTATATTGAAAGTTAAATTGACAAAGATACGTGCTGAACTCAGAATTGAATATGCTAAAAAGCTAATTGAAGATGGACTTTCGGACTCATTAACACTTGATGCAATAGGTAATAAAGCCGGATTTTCTTCACGTTCTTCTTTTCAAAGTACCTTTAAAGATGAAGTAGGTTGCACCCCTGGAGAATATTTAAAAATGAAATCGACTCTTGAGAAAGAATTAAACTAA